The stretch of DNA CTACCGCCAGTTCGTTATATTTGCGCCCGAGTTTTGTGGCGAGAACTATACGAGGCTTTGACCATGGTGGTGCACCTTACGCAGGTCATTTGGTTTCTCAACGCAGTGGGTTACGCACGACTGGAGGACAGCTAAGGAGATGAGCATGGAAGGAGCAGTGGTCTTTCCTCGCGCCGCCGTTGGTTGCTCCCCTCGGCGGCTCCGCACCCTTCGTTCCATCCCTTGCATCGCATTGCCTCCCCACAATCGTCAGCTTACTTGCTCGTTGCTTGCCCACTTCGCCACGGGCTTGAGTACGCGCGCATAGTCGCAACAAGATGCGTGTCTCGTGCTTGGCTCGGGCGCCAAGGCCTGGATCCCCAGCGCCCCTTGACTGACAACGGGAGGAAACGTGAAAATGTTCGTGCCTACGAAAATGTTTTTGACTAAGGGTGTCGGTGTGCATCGCGAGGAGCTGCAGTCGTTCGAGTTGGCTTTGCGCCACGCGGGCATTCAGTTCTTGAACATCGTCTCGGTGAGCAGCATCCTGCCACCGGGGTGCAAGATAATTTCGCGGGAGCGCGGGCTGTCGCTGCTCAAGCCTGGGCAGATCGCCTTCTGCGTCATCGCGCGCGCCAGCAGCAACGAGCCCCGCCGGCAGATTGCCGCCTCGGTGGGCGTGGCCATCCCCGCAGACAAGACCATGTACGGCTACTTGAGCGAACATCACGCCTTTGGCCAGACCGAAAAAAAGGCGGGCGACTATGCCGAAGACTTGGCAGCCTCCATGCTCGCCTCCACCCTGGGCGTGGAGTTCGACGAGGACGAAAGCTGGGACAACAAGCGGCAAATCTGGAAAATCAGCGGCAAGATCGTGCACAGTCGCAACATCACCCAGTCGGCCAACGTGGACAAAGAAGGCAAGTGGACGACGGTGGTGGCCGCTGCCGTTCTTCTGCCTTGAGAGGAGCGCGCATGGCAAAACGGAGCAAGTCGCCTTACTTGCGCGGACCGCGCATCAAACCGGCACCGATCACTGGCTCGATCTCTGTAACCGAGCTGGTGGACAAGACCTTCTTGGCTTACAACGCCGCTCGGCTCAGAGAGGCCGCGCGGCTGCTGGTGGAGAAGGTTTTGCGCGAAGAGGTGACGGTCGGCCTCAGCCTGTCCGGCGCGCTCACCCCTGCCGGGCTCGGGCTGTCGTGCGTCGTGCCCCTCATCGA from Calditrichota bacterium encodes:
- a CDS encoding arginine decarboxylase, pyruvoyl-dependent translates to MFVPTKMFLTKGVGVHREELQSFELALRHAGIQFLNIVSVSSILPPGCKIISRERGLSLLKPGQIAFCVIARASSNEPRRQIAASVGVAIPADKTMYGYLSEHHAFGQTEKKAGDYAEDLAASMLASTLGVEFDEDESWDNKRQIWKISGKIVHSRNITQSANVDKEGKWTTVVAAAVLLP